In Dysgonomonadaceae bacterium zrk40, one genomic interval encodes:
- the pckA gene encoding phosphoenolpyruvate carboxykinase (ATP) yields MANLDLSKYGIVGDFEVLHNPSYETLFQDEMNPANEGFEKAKLTKTGATAVYTGKFTGRSPKDKFIVEDDVTRDTLWWDGTINRPCTTDAFNYCKDLVTNQLSTAKKIYVVDTFCGTNEDTRMKVRFVMEVAWQAHFVTNMFIRPSHYELANYGEPDFVSLNGSKVVNDKWQEQGLHSENFTLFNLTDKMQVIGGTWYGGEMKKGIFALMNYYLPLRGVASMHCSANVGKDGDVAIFFGLSGTGKTTLSADPKRYLIGDDEHGWDDNGVFNFEGGCYAKTINLTEENEPDIWRAIRRDALLENVAVDDEGNIDFTDISATENTRVSYPIHHISKIVLPSRAGHAKKIIYLSADAFGVLPPVSILDDNQAQYHFLCGFTSKLAGTERGVTTPQPSFSPAFGEAFLTLHPTMYAQRLVEKMNQHGAKAYLVNTGWNGTGKRISLKDTRAIIDAIITGSIEEAETFHVPIMNLTAPVKLEGVSDILDPRNTYADKSEWEAKAKKLAGMYIENFKQYCDNDAAIALIPSGPQVD; encoded by the coding sequence ATGGCAAATTTAGATTTAAGCAAGTATGGCATTGTGGGAGATTTCGAAGTCCTTCACAATCCTTCCTACGAGACACTTTTCCAGGATGAAATGAATCCTGCCAACGAAGGCTTTGAAAAAGCCAAACTAACAAAAACAGGCGCTACAGCTGTATACACCGGAAAGTTTACCGGTCGTTCACCCAAAGACAAATTCATCGTTGAAGATGATGTAACAAGAGACACCCTCTGGTGGGACGGCACCATCAACCGTCCTTGCACCACAGATGCATTCAACTATTGCAAGGATCTTGTCACCAATCAGCTCAGCACAGCAAAGAAAATATATGTGGTGGACACCTTCTGTGGTACCAACGAAGATACCCGCATGAAAGTGCGTTTCGTAATGGAGGTAGCATGGCAGGCTCACTTTGTGACCAACATGTTCATCCGTCCCTCGCACTACGAACTGGCTAACTACGGTGAACCCGATTTCGTTAGTCTGAATGGATCGAAAGTTGTCAATGACAAGTGGCAGGAGCAAGGCCTCCACTCTGAGAACTTCACCCTGTTCAACCTGACAGACAAGATGCAGGTAATTGGTGGCACCTGGTATGGTGGTGAGATGAAGAAGGGTATCTTCGCCCTGATGAACTACTACCTGCCGCTGCGCGGTGTTGCTTCCATGCACTGCTCTGCCAACGTGGGCAAGGATGGCGACGTGGCCATCTTCTTTGGTCTCTCCGGTACCGGTAAGACCACCCTCTCTGCCGACCCGAAACGTTACCTGATTGGTGACGACGAGCATGGCTGGGACGACAACGGTGTCTTCAACTTCGAAGGTGGCTGCTACGCCAAGACCATCAACCTCACAGAGGAAAACGAACCTGATATCTGGAGAGCAATCCGTCGTGACGCCCTTCTCGAGAACGTGGCTGTGGATGATGAAGGTAACATTGACTTCACCGATATCTCCGCTACCGAGAACACACGTGTCTCCTATCCGATCCATCATATCAGCAAGATCGTGCTCCCTTCTCGTGCCGGTCACGCCAAGAAGATCATCTATCTTTCTGCCGATGCCTTCGGTGTGCTGCCTCCGGTTTCCATTCTGGACGACAACCAGGCTCAGTACCACTTCCTCTGCGGATTCACCTCCAAGCTGGCAGGTACCGAGAGAGGGGTAACCACACCACAGCCCTCCTTCTCACCCGCCTTTGGCGAAGCGTTTCTGACGCTGCACCCCACCATGTACGCACAGCGTCTGGTAGAGAAGATGAACCAGCATGGTGCCAAGGCTTACCTGGTGAACACCGGCTGGAACGGCACCGGCAAGCGTATCTCACTGAAGGATACCCGCGCCATCATCGATGCCATCATCACCGGCTCGATCGAAGAAGCTGAAACTTTCCACGTGCCCATCATGAACCTGACCGCTCCGGTGAAACTGGAAGGGGTATCTGACATCCTCGACCCGCGTAACACTTACGCCGACAAGAGCGAATGGGAAGCCAAAGCCAAGAAGCTGGCCGGTATGTACATCGAGAACTTCAAACAGTATTGCGACAATGATGCAGCCATCGCGCTGATCCCCTCGGGACCGCAGGTTGACTAA
- a CDS encoding DUF1080 domain-containing protein, with protein MKKILFWTTPFLILLLLGSCQQKSEQNEWISLFNGEDLTGWTPKITGYEAGDNYGNTFRVEDGLLKVRYDQYDAFNNRFGHLFYKDELSHYKLRVEYRFVGEQCPGGEGWAYRNSGIMVHGQRPETMTLDQDFPTSVEVQLLGSDSLVERTNMNVCTPGTNIVMGDELILDHCISSTSEFFFGEEWVTAELEVRGNEVLYHVVNGDTVLQYNQPQLDERDATYPLLFDLNHGDKMLHKGTISLQSESHPIDFRKVELMILE; from the coding sequence ATGAAGAAGATTCTTTTTTGGACGACCCCTTTCCTGATTTTACTGTTGCTGGGTTCATGTCAGCAGAAAAGCGAGCAGAATGAGTGGATCTCACTCTTCAACGGGGAGGACCTGACCGGTTGGACGCCCAAGATCACCGGCTATGAGGCCGGTGACAACTATGGCAACACCTTCCGTGTGGAGGATGGTTTGCTCAAGGTGCGCTATGATCAGTATGATGCTTTTAACAATCGGTTCGGTCACCTTTTCTACAAGGATGAGCTGTCGCACTACAAGTTGCGGGTGGAATATCGTTTCGTGGGTGAGCAATGTCCCGGCGGCGAGGGGTGGGCCTACCGCAACTCCGGCATCATGGTACATGGTCAGCGTCCGGAGACGATGACACTCGACCAGGATTTTCCCACCTCGGTGGAGGTGCAGTTGCTTGGCAGCGATTCACTGGTGGAACGCACCAACATGAATGTCTGTACCCCCGGCACCAACATCGTGATGGGGGACGAGTTGATCTTGGATCACTGCATCAGTTCAACATCGGAGTTCTTCTTCGGAGAGGAGTGGGTGACAGCAGAGTTGGAGGTGAGGGGCAATGAGGTGCTTTATCATGTGGTGAACGGCGATACCGTGTTGCAATACAACCAGCCGCAGCTGGACGAGCGGGATGCCACTTATCCCCTGTTGTTCGACCTCAATCATGGGGACAAGATGCTGCACAAGGGAACTATCTCTCTTCAAAGCGAAAGTCATCCCATTGACTTCCGGAAGGTGGAGCTGATGATTCTGGAGTAA
- a CDS encoding peroxiredoxin, with protein METNQENNNPAMPRIGDKAPSFTAKTTQGIINFPEGFEGKWKILFSHPADFTPVCTSEFMTFASMQPEFEALNCQLVGLSVDGLYSHIAWLRTIKEKIEYKGMKDVEVTFPLIEDITMEVAKKYGMIQPNENSTQAVRAVFFVDPKNIIRTIIYYPLSLGRNFDELMRVLIGLQTADEFGVATPADWRPGDEVIVPTAGSCGVAKERMETKEEDMHCYDWFFCTKKLSKEAIDNALLRG; from the coding sequence ATGGAAACAAATCAGGAAAACAACAATCCGGCAATGCCGAGAATCGGTGACAAGGCACCCTCCTTCACCGCCAAGACAACACAGGGTATCATCAACTTCCCGGAAGGGTTTGAAGGCAAATGGAAGATCCTTTTCAGTCACCCGGCCGACTTCACGCCGGTATGTACCTCAGAGTTCATGACCTTTGCGAGCATGCAACCTGAGTTTGAAGCACTCAACTGTCAGCTGGTGGGCCTCTCGGTTGATGGCCTCTACAGCCACATTGCCTGGCTGCGCACCATCAAGGAGAAGATTGAATACAAGGGGATGAAGGATGTGGAGGTAACCTTCCCGCTCATCGAGGACATCACCATGGAGGTGGCCAAGAAGTATGGCATGATCCAGCCCAACGAGAACTCCACCCAGGCGGTGCGCGCGGTCTTTTTCGTAGACCCGAAGAACATCATCCGCACCATCATCTATTACCCGCTCTCGCTGGGACGCAACTTCGACGAACTGATGCGCGTCCTGATCGGCCTTCAGACAGCCGATGAGTTTGGAGTGGCCACTCCTGCCGACTGGCGTCCGGGTGACGAGGTGATCGTACCTACTGCCGGATCCTGTGGTGTAGCCAAAGAGCGGATGGAGACCAAAGAGGAAGATATGCACTGCTACGACTGGTTCTTCTGCACGAAGAAGCTTTCGAAGGAGGCAATTGACAATGCGTTGCTGAGAGGCTAA